A DNA window from Melanotaenia boesemani isolate fMelBoe1 chromosome 6, fMelBoe1.pri, whole genome shotgun sequence contains the following coding sequences:
- the hibadhb gene encoding 3-hydroxyisobutyrate dehydrogenase b: MAAVLRGSRYLVGRCCKHVDFVYVSTRSMASKTQVGFVGLGNMGNPMAKNLLKHGYPVIATDVFPESCKEVQELGAQIVDNPAEVADKADRIITMLPSSPNVVDVYTGPNGILKKVKKGSLLIDSSTIDPAVSKEMAAAAEKMGAVFMDAPVSGGVGAASSGKLTFMVGGAEEEFTAAKELLSCMGANVVYCGQVGTGQAAKICNNMLLAIGMIGTSETMNLGIRLGLDPKLLAKILNMSSGRCWSSDTYNPVPGVMEGVPSGNNYQGGFGTQLMAKDLGLAQNTATNTKTPVPLGSLAHQIYRMMCARGYANKDFSSVFQFLREEEGQ; encoded by the exons ATGGCCGCTGTGTTGAGAGGGTCTCGGTACCTAGTGGGAAGGTGTTGCAAGCATGTTGACTTTGTATATG TCTCCACTAGGTCAATGGCCTCAAAGACACAAGTGGGATTTGTTGGTCTGGGAAACATGGGAAACCCAATGGCAAAGAATCTGCTGAAGCATGGATACCCAGTTATTGCTACAGATGTATTTCCCGAGTCCTGCAAAGAGGTGCAAGAGCTGGGTGCACAG ATTGTGGATAATCCGGCTGAGGTAGCAGATAAGGCAGATCGCATTATCACCATGCTTCCCTCTAGTCCCAATGTCGTAGATGTGTACACCGGTCCCAATGGCATTCTCAA aaaagtaaagaaaggctCCCTACTTATTGACTCCAGCACCATTGACCCAGCTGTTTCAAAAGAGATGGCTGCCGCTGCTGAAAAGATGGGGGCAGTTTTTATGGATGCACCTGTATCAGGAG GTGTGGGTGCTGCCAGTTCGGGTAAACTCACTTTCATGGTtggaggagcagaggaggaATTTACTGCAGCCAAAGAGCTGCTCAGCTGCATGGGAGCTAATGTGGTTTATTGTGGTCAAGTTGGAACTGGACAG GCTGCAAAAATCTGCAACAACATGCTTCTAGCCATAGGAATGATTGGAACCTCAGAGACAATGAACTTAGGGATAAG ACTTGGTCTTGATCCCAAACTTTTGGCAAAAATTCTAAACATGAGCTCAGGCCGGTGTTGGTCCAGTGATACCTACAACCCTGTGCCAGGAGTCATGGAAGGCGTCCCCTCTGGGAATAATTACCAGGGAGGCTTTGGCACCCAACTGATGGCTAAG gacTTGGGCCTCGCACAGAACACAGCCACCAACACAAAGACTCCTGTCCCTCTTGGCTCCTTAGCCCATCAGATCTACCGTATGATGTGTGCACGTGGTTACGCCAATAAAGATTTCTCCTCCGTGTTCCAGTTCCTGCGTGAGGAGGAGGGCCAGTAA